A single genomic interval of Candidatus Syntrophosphaera sp. harbors:
- a CDS encoding SOS response-associated peptidase: protein MCGRFAQVIKHDRLQKLEKELLLSQKAEQIELNYNVAPTQTVAAVLSQDVGRYFGTFRWGLIPSWSRDIPKFNLINVRSETITEKPSFRGGLQRRRCLVPANGFYEWRQSDKQPFFIHDAGDDLLYLAGIYDAWFGPDGSFIPSLGIITTEANAAMQSLHQRMPVLLFGSDRLDWLDHTLTDALDFVPLLKPAPDEAIALQPVSRFVNKVGNNSEECLLPV from the coding sequence ATGTGTGGAAGATTCGCCCAGGTGATCAAACATGACCGGCTGCAAAAGCTGGAGAAAGAACTGCTGCTGAGTCAGAAAGCGGAGCAGATCGAACTGAATTACAACGTGGCGCCCACCCAGACCGTCGCGGCGGTTCTGAGCCAGGACGTGGGACGCTATTTCGGGACCTTCCGTTGGGGTTTGATCCCCTCCTGGAGCAGGGATATACCCAAGTTTAACCTGATCAACGTGCGCTCGGAGACCATCACGGAAAAACCGTCCTTCCGCGGCGGCCTGCAACGCCGGCGCTGCCTGGTCCCGGCCAACGGTTTCTATGAATGGCGCCAGAGCGACAAACAGCCCTTTTTCATCCATGACGCGGGTGACGACCTGCTCTATCTGGCCGGAATCTACGACGCCTGGTTCGGCCCCGACGGCAGCTTCATTCCCTCGTTGGGGATCATCACCACAGAGGCCAACGCGGCCATGCAAAGCCTGCATCAGCGCATGCCCGTCCTGCTCTTTGGCTCAGACCGGCTGGACTGGCTGGACCATACCCTGACCGACGCCCTCGACTTTGTCCCACTGCTCAAACCCGCGCCGGATGAGGCGATCGCCCTGCAGCCCGTGAGCAGATTCGTGAACAAGGTGGGCAATAATTCCGAGGAGTGCCTGCTGCCGGTTTAA